In Sphingomonas sp. SUN019, one genomic interval encodes:
- a CDS encoding ABC-F family ATP-binding cassette domain-containing protein, with the protein MVAPILAYEDLGLIQGSGWLFRHLDLHVQPRDRLALIGRNGAGKTTLLKLIAGSIDCDEGRRTIVPGTRVVLLEQDPDLSGHATLADYVMAGDDAPERHEADAIADQLGIDLTRDATSASGGERRRAAIVRAMAQNPDVLLLDEPTNHLDIAAIEWIEDWLARFKGAFVVISHDRTFLTRLTRQTLWLDRGTIRRAEIGFGGFEAWTEQVHAEEQRAAEKLDAKLKLEEHWLLRGVTGRRKRNQGRLTKLHEMRAQRAAMLGPQGSANLSAGNDDAKSKVVIDAERISKSFGEREIIRDLTLRVTRGDRIGVVGRNGAGKTTLLKLLTGELEPDTGRVKRAKTLDEIVIDQQRKLMAPEKTVREVLADGGDWIDVLGTKKHVHGYLKEFLFDPNMIDAKIGSLSGGERSRLLLAREFARPSNLLVLDEPTNDLDLETLDLLQEVIADYDGTVLIVSHDRDFLDRTVTVTLGLDGTGHVDVVAGGYEDWERQRKPRTEAKKAAAKSAAAPAIAAVRTKLTYKDQRDYDQLPIRIDALDRKIAKDEAALADPDLYVRDPGAFDRLMKGIAVARDEKEAAEMRWLELAEQVETLG; encoded by the coding sequence ATGGTTGCCCCAATCCTTGCATACGAAGACCTCGGCCTGATCCAGGGATCGGGCTGGCTGTTCCGCCATCTCGACCTGCACGTCCAGCCGCGCGACCGGCTCGCGCTGATCGGGCGTAACGGCGCGGGAAAGACGACGCTGCTGAAACTCATCGCCGGATCGATCGACTGCGACGAGGGGCGGCGGACGATCGTGCCGGGCACGCGCGTCGTGCTGCTGGAACAGGATCCCGATTTGTCTGGCCATGCGACGCTCGCCGACTACGTCATGGCGGGCGACGATGCGCCGGAACGACATGAGGCCGACGCGATCGCGGATCAGCTCGGCATCGACCTGACCCGCGACGCTACATCCGCGTCGGGGGGCGAACGCCGCCGCGCCGCGATCGTGCGCGCGATGGCGCAGAACCCCGACGTGCTGCTGCTCGACGAGCCGACCAACCACCTCGACATCGCGGCGATCGAATGGATCGAGGACTGGCTGGCGCGCTTCAAGGGCGCGTTCGTCGTCATCAGCCACGACCGCACGTTCCTGACGCGGCTGACGCGCCAGACGTTGTGGCTCGATCGCGGAACGATCCGGCGCGCCGAGATCGGCTTCGGCGGGTTCGAGGCGTGGACCGAACAGGTCCACGCCGAGGAACAGCGCGCGGCGGAGAAGCTGGACGCGAAGCTGAAGTTGGAGGAGCATTGGCTGCTGCGCGGCGTCACCGGTCGGCGCAAGCGCAACCAGGGCCGACTGACGAAGCTGCACGAGATGCGTGCACAGCGCGCGGCGATGCTCGGACCGCAAGGGTCGGCGAACCTGAGCGCGGGGAATGACGACGCCAAGTCGAAGGTCGTGATCGACGCCGAGCGCATCTCGAAATCGTTCGGCGAGCGCGAGATCATCCGCGACCTGACGTTGCGGGTAACGCGCGGCGACCGGATCGGAGTCGTCGGGCGCAATGGCGCGGGCAAGACGACGTTGCTGAAATTGCTGACCGGCGAGCTGGAACCCGATACCGGCCGCGTGAAGCGCGCGAAGACGCTCGACGAGATCGTGATCGACCAGCAGCGCAAGCTGATGGCGCCGGAGAAAACCGTGCGCGAGGTGCTGGCCGACGGCGGCGACTGGATCGATGTGCTGGGCACGAAGAAGCACGTCCACGGATACCTGAAGGAGTTTCTGTTCGATCCGAACATGATCGATGCGAAGATCGGGTCGTTGTCGGGCGGCGAGCGATCACGCCTGCTGCTGGCGCGCGAGTTCGCGCGGCCTTCGAACCTGCTGGTGCTCGACGAACCGACCAACGACCTCGACCTCGAGACGCTGGACCTGCTGCAGGAGGTGATCGCGGACTATGACGGGACCGTGTTGATCGTCAGCCACGACCGCGACTTCCTTGATCGCACGGTGACGGTGACATTGGGACTGGACGGGACCGGTCATGTCGACGTCGTGGCAGGCGGGTACGAGGATTGGGAGCGTCAGCGCAAGCCGCGAACGGAAGCTAAAAAGGCCGCCGCTAAGTCGGCTGCAGCACCGGCTATCGCCGCGGTGCGAACGAAGCTGACGTACAAGGATCAGCGCGATTACGATCAACTACCGATACGGATCGACGCGCTGGATCGTAAGATCGCTAAGGATGAAGCGGCGCTTGCCGACCCGGACCTTTACGTACGCGATCCCGGCGCGTTCGACCGGCTGATGAAAGGTATCGCGGTGGCGCGCGATGAGAAGGAGGCGGCGGAAATGCGCTGGCTCGAACTGGCGGAGCAGGTGGAAACACTCGGCTGA
- a CDS encoding acyl-CoA dehydrogenase family protein, whose protein sequence is MDFSLSDEQAMLRDSVTRYLADHPFDPKRKRDDVAMWRDFAVRLGILGAALPESAGGFGGGAVETMIVMEALGEALVTAPYLETVVIAGGLLKRLPGERAASLLAKIVNGEATVALAAFEAGGRHALEAVTTTAAADGNGWVLNGTKAVIVGAPAADHLLITARTADGLSLFLADRDATGLTRHDYRLIDDRPAADVTLHNVRAVLLGDDGGALPLLEQVRDEAIAALCAEAAGVMKRMLADTVAYTKERKQFGQPLSSFQALQHRMVDMFMAVEQATSAAYLATLNLNVDATTRTRAIAAAKATVSDGIRFVGQNAVQLHGAMGMTDELAVGHYFKRATVIEQQFGAADHHIKRYVALAQAS, encoded by the coding sequence ATGGATTTCAGCCTGAGCGACGAACAGGCCATGCTGCGCGACAGCGTGACACGCTATCTCGCGGACCATCCGTTCGACCCGAAACGGAAGCGCGACGATGTGGCGATGTGGCGCGATTTTGCTGTCCGGCTCGGCATCCTCGGCGCGGCGCTGCCCGAATCCGCTGGCGGGTTCGGCGGCGGCGCGGTCGAGACGATGATCGTGATGGAGGCGCTGGGCGAGGCGTTGGTGACCGCGCCGTATCTGGAAACCGTCGTGATCGCGGGCGGGCTGCTGAAACGCTTGCCGGGCGAACGTGCCGCGTCGCTGCTGGCGAAGATCGTGAATGGCGAAGCAACGGTCGCGCTGGCCGCGTTCGAGGCCGGGGGCCGTCATGCGCTCGAAGCCGTCACGACGACCGCCGCAGCGGACGGTAATGGGTGGGTATTGAACGGCACGAAGGCGGTGATCGTCGGCGCGCCTGCCGCAGACCATTTGCTGATCACCGCGCGCACTGCCGACGGGCTGTCGCTCTTTCTCGCCGACCGCGACGCGACTGGGCTGACGCGCCACGACTATCGCCTGATCGACGATCGTCCGGCGGCCGATGTGACCCTCCACAACGTTCGCGCCGTCCTGCTCGGTGATGACGGCGGCGCGCTGCCGCTGCTCGAGCAGGTCCGCGATGAGGCGATCGCCGCGCTGTGCGCAGAGGCGGCGGGGGTGATGAAACGGATGCTCGCCGACACGGTCGCCTACACCAAGGAGCGCAAGCAGTTCGGTCAGCCGTTATCCAGCTTCCAGGCGCTCCAGCACCGCATGGTCGATATGTTTATGGCGGTCGAGCAAGCCACATCCGCGGCATATCTGGCGACGCTCAACCTCAACGTCGACGCCACCACACGCACCCGCGCAATCGCAGCGGCGAAGGCGACCGTATCCGACGGCATCCGCTTCGTCGGACAGAATGCGGTGCAACTGCATGGCGCGATGGGCATGACCGACGAACTGGCGGTCGGCCACTATTTCAAACGCGCGACCGTGATCGAACAACAGTTCGGCGCGGCGGACCATCATATAAAACGGTACGTCGCACTCGCACAAGCGAGCTGA